One genomic segment of Natrononativus amylolyticus includes these proteins:
- a CDS encoding DUF420 domain-containing protein: protein MEYVTRERVPLLTGLLSVVSLALVFSAAGGVIPSSAVPAPPEWVLDAIPAINAAISLVAIGTILAGWRAVRRRRIDRHRTLMLVSVALFATFLVLYLYRLVVVGGAAEFTGPDAVYRFVYLPVLGVHMLLAIVCIPLLYYVLLLAASHSIAELPRTRHPTIGRIAAALWLVSFALGTVVYVLLHQLY, encoded by the coding sequence ATGGAGTACGTCACTCGAGAGCGAGTTCCGCTGCTTACCGGGCTGTTGAGTGTGGTATCGCTGGCGCTCGTCTTCAGCGCGGCGGGCGGCGTGATCCCCTCGAGCGCCGTTCCCGCGCCACCGGAGTGGGTACTCGACGCCATTCCGGCGATCAACGCCGCGATCAGCCTGGTCGCGATCGGGACGATTCTCGCCGGCTGGCGGGCCGTTCGCCGGCGGCGCATCGACCGCCATCGAACGCTCATGCTCGTCTCGGTCGCGCTGTTCGCGACGTTTCTCGTCCTCTATCTCTACCGGCTGGTCGTCGTCGGCGGCGCCGCCGAGTTCACCGGCCCCGACGCGGTCTACCGGTTCGTCTACCTCCCCGTACTCGGCGTCCACATGCTGCTCGCGATCGTCTGCATCCCGCTGCTGTACTACGTTCTCTTGCTCGCTGCCAGCCACTCGATCGCCGAACTCCCCCGGACGCGTCATCCAACGATCGGCCGGATCGCGGCGGCGCTGTGGCTCGTCTCATTCGCGCTCGGAACGGTCGTCTACGTGCTGTTACATCAGCTGTACTGA